One stretch of Gadus chalcogrammus isolate NIFS_2021 chromosome 14, NIFS_Gcha_1.0, whole genome shotgun sequence DNA includes these proteins:
- the LOC130403173 gene encoding uncharacterized protein LOC130403173 isoform X1: MCSRESTMAKRAILMLLPTLLGIALTQENFYGESLSFRSLQKTKDGTVQVSFYRENGRGSCKDQLSYRCEIGYCNNTEDSKPVLTDSSSSAHEQWCQSEGQARVAPLNNHSLVLKDTGCCWPPNVHGKTKWMAGGKLDLGYRSDTHTYNKIPVTATVPYLRVPQNCFTKLRLLAYDPDGDHVRCLFASTSVDSKVTLDENECTIKATGLLDVGLHVFELVLEDHPKRDVNLTYDDGSSSEKKAFNIHPGIHSTPFSQIYLQFTLQILYPAHNCIAGHVVPQYLLPTASHGDVRQASVGERFQLHIHAQASETKIMDFQISGPQNMAKSMTTVTLGNASVILNWTPALNDLYRLVPVCFTAETYESQSEMRCVIVMVTRSSTSEGMQNTSVCLQH, translated from the exons ATGTGTAGTCGTGAGAGCACAATGGCAAAAAGGGCTATTTTAATGCTTTTGCCTACATTATTAGGTATTGCTTTAACTCAGGAGAACTTCTATGGAGAAAGTTTAAGTTTTAGGTCTTTGCAAAAGACGAAGGATGGAACTGTTCAG GTGAGCTTCTATCGAGAGAATGGCAGAGGTAGCTGCAAAGACCAACTCTCCTATCGCTGTGAGATTGGGTATTGTAATAACACAGAGGACTCCAAGCCTGTGCTTACAGACAGCAGCAGCTCTGCTCATGAACAGTGGTGCCAGTCGGAGGGACAGGCCAGAGTAGCCCCCCTCAACAACCATTCCCTTGTCTTAAA AGACACAGGTTGCTGCTGGCCCCCTAATGTTCATggtaaaacaaaatggatggCTGGGGGAAAGTTGGACCTGGGATAtcgatcagacacacacacctacaacaaAATTCCTGTCACTGCAACAGTGCCATATTTACG GGTTCCTCAGAACTGTTTCACAAAGCTTCGACTTCTGGCCTATGATCCGGATGGGGACCATGTGCGATGCCTTTTTGCATCAACAAGTGTTGATTCAAAGGTTACTCTGGATGAG AATGAGTGCACAATCAAAGCTACAGGCCTGCTAGATGTTGGGCTCCATGTGTTTGAGCTGGTGCTTGAGGACCACCCCAAAAGAGATGTCAATCTGACTTATGACGATGGATCCTCCTCTGAAAAAAAAGCGTTCAACATTCACCCTGGTATCCACTCAACCCCTTTCAGCCAAATATATCTACAATTTACGCTACAGA TCCTATATCCGGCACACAACTGCATAGCCGGTCACGTGGTTCCCCAGTACCTGCTGCCGACAGCATCCCACGGCGACGTTCGCCAGGCTTCTGTTGGGGAAAGATTCCAGCTTCATATCCACGCCCAGGCCAGCGAGACCAA GATTATGGACTTTCAGATCAGTGGCCCTCAGAACATGGCCAAGAGTATGACCACTGTTACTTTAGGGAATGCGTCAGTCATTCTGAACTGGACACCAGCTCTCAATGACCTCTACCGGCTTGTACCAGTTTGCTTCACTGCTGAGACATATGAAag ccaatcagaaatgaggTGTGTTATTGTAATGGTTACCAGATCATCCACCTCTGAAGGTATGCAGAATACTTCTGTATGCTTGCAACACTAG
- the LOC130403173 gene encoding uncharacterized protein LOC130403173 isoform X2 gives MCSRESTMAKRAILMLLPTLLGIALTQENFYGESLSFRSLQKTKDGTVQVSFYRENGRGSCKDQLSYRCEIGYCNNTEDSKPVLTDSSSSAHEQWCQSEGQARVAPLNNHSLVLKDTGCCWPPNVHGKTKWMAGGKLDLGYRSDTHTYNKIPVTATVPYLRVPQNCFTKLRLLAYDPDGDHVRCLFASTSVDSKVTLDENECTIKATGLLDVGLHVFELVLEDHPKRDVNLTYDDGSSSEKKAFNIHPGIHSTPFSQIYLQFTLQILYPAHNCIAGHVVPQYLLPTASHGDVRQASVGERFQLHIHAQASETKIMDFQISGPQNMAKSMTTVTLGNASVILNWTPALNDLYRLVPVCFTAETYER, from the exons ATGTGTAGTCGTGAGAGCACAATGGCAAAAAGGGCTATTTTAATGCTTTTGCCTACATTATTAGGTATTGCTTTAACTCAGGAGAACTTCTATGGAGAAAGTTTAAGTTTTAGGTCTTTGCAAAAGACGAAGGATGGAACTGTTCAG GTGAGCTTCTATCGAGAGAATGGCAGAGGTAGCTGCAAAGACCAACTCTCCTATCGCTGTGAGATTGGGTATTGTAATAACACAGAGGACTCCAAGCCTGTGCTTACAGACAGCAGCAGCTCTGCTCATGAACAGTGGTGCCAGTCGGAGGGACAGGCCAGAGTAGCCCCCCTCAACAACCATTCCCTTGTCTTAAA AGACACAGGTTGCTGCTGGCCCCCTAATGTTCATggtaaaacaaaatggatggCTGGGGGAAAGTTGGACCTGGGATAtcgatcagacacacacacctacaacaaAATTCCTGTCACTGCAACAGTGCCATATTTACG GGTTCCTCAGAACTGTTTCACAAAGCTTCGACTTCTGGCCTATGATCCGGATGGGGACCATGTGCGATGCCTTTTTGCATCAACAAGTGTTGATTCAAAGGTTACTCTGGATGAG AATGAGTGCACAATCAAAGCTACAGGCCTGCTAGATGTTGGGCTCCATGTGTTTGAGCTGGTGCTTGAGGACCACCCCAAAAGAGATGTCAATCTGACTTATGACGATGGATCCTCCTCTGAAAAAAAAGCGTTCAACATTCACCCTGGTATCCACTCAACCCCTTTCAGCCAAATATATCTACAATTTACGCTACAGA TCCTATATCCGGCACACAACTGCATAGCCGGTCACGTGGTTCCCCAGTACCTGCTGCCGACAGCATCCCACGGCGACGTTCGCCAGGCTTCTGTTGGGGAAAGATTCCAGCTTCATATCCACGCCCAGGCCAGCGAGACCAA GATTATGGACTTTCAGATCAGTGGCCCTCAGAACATGGCCAAGAGTATGACCACTGTTACTTTAGGGAATGCGTCAGTCATTCTGAACTGGACACCAGCTCTCAATGACCTCTACCGGCTTGTACCAGTTTGCTTCACTGCTGAGACATATGAAag GTAA